A stretch of DNA from Chlorogloeopsis sp. ULAP01:
AAACCAATGAAATTACATTTAGTTTTTCCAAATTTGCGGCGATCGCTGAAGAGTTTTTTTCCGATCTTGATAATAATATCATTTTTGACACCAATTTTAATACACGATTTTACCCCAGCCATTGCTCAAATACCCCGTCAGGAAATTCGGGGTGTTTGGATGACGAACAATGATTTTAATATCCTCAGGGATCGGGCAAAAGTGAAAGATGCTGTAAGCCAACTGCGACAGCTGAACTTCAACACAATCTACCCCGTAGTCTGGAATTCTGGCTATACAATGTATCCTAGTGCTGTAGCACAAACAAAAGGTATCCCTTTTTTGTTTCGAGGCTCAGATGGACATGATATTCTTGCAGATCTGATTGCCCAAGCTCATCGCCAAGGTTTGCTCGTGATTCCTTGGTTTGAATTTGGTTTCATGGCTCCCCAAACTTCAGAGTTGGCATTAAGTCATCCCAACTGGCTGACGCAAAAGTGGGATGGTAGCGAGACTTCGATTAGTGCTGCCGGTGAGGTTGTATGGCTCAATCCCTTCCGCCCAGAAGTACAACAATTTATCACAAATCTCGTGCTGGAAATCGTCACTAACTATGATGTCGATGGCATTCAGTTTGACGATCACATGAGTTTGCCCCACGAATTTGGCTACGACAAGTACACAGCTGCTTTATACAAGCAAGAAACCAAGAAAAATCCTCCGACAAATCCCAAAGATCCACAATGGGTGCGTTGGCGGGCAGATAAAATTACGGCATTTATGGTGCAACTTCACAAAGCTGTAAAAGCTAGAAAACCTCAGGCAATTTTCTCCGTTTCTCCCAATTACTATGACTTTGCTTACAAACTTCACCTCCAAGACTGGTTGAACTGGGTACAGCAGGGAATTGTGGACGAGTTAATTATGCAAGTCTATAGTTCTAATATGCAAAATTTTATCGCCAATATTTCTCGCCCAGAAATTCAACAAGCACAAAAAGTGATTCCAACTGGAATCGGGATTATGGCAGGCTTGCGAACTAATCCAATTCCAATCCACAATATTCAGTTCCAAGTGCGCAATGCCCAAGAACGTGGTTTGGGTGTAGCTTTCTTCTATTACGAAAGTCTGTGGGAGTCAGCGCCAGAACCCCCTGAACAGCGATTGGCTGTATTTAAAAATCTCTTCCGCACTCCCGCACTTCGCGCCAGAATATAACAGCCTTTTGATTAGGTGGGGCGATCGCACTTTATTAGGATGGATATTGCCCCCCAATAACAGCATTCTTGCTCTAATTCTCGTTACCAGGTTCAACCTGGTAATGAGGGCTTGGAGGCAATAATACCATTTTGGATTTTGCGAAAAGTTTGTAGACGCGCAGTGGCTTCCCCGACTTGTGGCGACTGCGTACACGCGAAGCAGGTTCTCGTTAGAGTCTCCTCCGGAGGAGACTCTAAGCTTTTCAAGACGGACTTTGGATTAGAAATCGCTTTAATCTATCTGGGTTTTATCAATTAATCATTTTTTAAATTGGCATAAGACATCAGTTAACAGATTGTTACATAGTTTTTATCATATTTTTATATTCTTCCGCACTATAATTTAGATAGCTATCTAATTAGATTGGCAGGAAGACATAAAATTATGCACAAGCACGATGTTCTACTTGGAAATGCAGCTAGACGCTTACGTGTAGGAACTAGAAGACAACAGTTTATGCACAGACACGGTGTTTCGCCTCTGGAAGCTGCCAGACGCTTGTGTGTAGATCAAAGCAATCTGTATATGGCTTTGCAAAAAGGACAAATCCCCACCATGAGAATGAACGGACGAACTTTATTGAGTCATGGAGCTTTAAGGGAATATCAAGCGAGAAAAAACCCTAGAAGTACCTATCGCTATTAAACAAAAAACCTCAGCTGCTCAAGCTGAGGCGATTAGGAGAATTCAAGTTACGATGATGGGAGATAATAAAATTTAGAATTTTGGATTAAAAATGGCTTTGGTGCATCTGAGTTGTGTCAATTTTCCAGTTGATATGGCAACACACAAGTAAAAAAACTAGCTCATAACCAAGGCAACCAAAGTCAAAAGAATAAACAAAAAGCCATAAAACTGTACTTAATTTTGATCAAGCCCTGATCAAACGTGCTTGGGCTAGATCGCGTATTAATGAAGTTTTAGAATAAATGTAAGCTCTCAAGGTGTTAGTCTCTTCACTGCTGAGGGCTTTTTTATCAAGCTGTTCTAATAACTGCTTTACTAAATCTGTATCACCAAGTCTGAGAAGAGTACTGGTTTGGGTTTGTTCAACTACCAACCAAAGTTGACGTAATGTTGTCGAGTTCACAGGGCATACATTCATTACAATCGCTCCTTCTCTAGCTCAATACATAATTAAGTTGTTGAGAATCTAAAGAAAATCTTAAGCTAGAAAATCTAAAGAAAATCTTAAATATTACAAAAGTTAATAATTTAGATGCGTATCTAAATTGATTTCTCTGTAAAAGCTTTCCAACTTTTCTCCTTCCAGCCATGTAAGGGAGCCATACTTTTGATTACACTCTCAATAATGAATGGGTAAGCTGCTGATAGCAAAATGCTAGGATAAACGGCTGTTCCCCAGTGTGGATGTATTAGTACGCGACATTTATTTTTAATAACTGGATAACCGAGTAAAGCTTTTACTGCTGCGGTATCATCATGAGGAAATTTTCCTGGGCGAGAAAATAGGGGATAGCCAGTACGCGGATCAATTAAGTCTGTTAGATAACCGCGATCGCGTAAAACAAAAGCAACATCAAGCCCAAACTTCATAAACTTTTCTCGCAGCCTTTGTTTTTCTGCTTCTATTTCTAGGCTACTTTCCACTATTTCATGTTTAGATTGCTGGAGAAAAATTACAACCCAAAAAGAAAGCTGATTTTTCCAATCCGGTAATATTTTTTCGCAATTAGCACAAATGTACTGGCTGGGAGAGTGAATTGAAATTTCAACTGCTTGTGCGGTTGTGCCTATTAAATGAATGGGATAGTCTACAGCAGAAGTGTGAGCCACTGGGTGATTCATTAATCTTATTTATTTTTTCAAAATCTTAAATTTTTACTATGCTTAGATAATAACTCTTTTACTTTCATAAAAAGCATTCACTTTCTGTTTAAGCACTATCTATTTCAAGTCATAGTCAATCATTTATTATTTCTTAATCTTCATGTTGTATTTTCTTAACCTAATAATTAGGTAGCATCATTTATATCGTCTATGCTACTTCTTTGCTTATAATCACCAAGACGTAGCATTTCCAATCTCTCTTTAGATAGAGGGTTTTAGTAGATGGCACATTTTTCAAGAGATGCCATCAGTCTGTTTAAAGTTTTTGTGATATGTGAAAACCCCTAATGACAAGATATATTGGGGGTTATCTGGTAAAAAGATTACGTAAATTTGATGAGTTGATTAAATTTAATTTGATAGTTGAAATTGGCAAGGCAATTAAGGACGAGGCACCAGGAACAGTAATACCATTGTGGATTTTAGAGAGATTGGAAATAACTGTAATGGATATAGGTTGTATCAATACATATGTCGCAATCTTTTATATAGCGATTCCCTATTAAGTGAGGTACACAACCAATGTTTTAAACGCAGAGGGGCGCTAAGGTAGCGCACACAGAACTACAAGCGCCTGCTTGCAGCGTTAGCGTAAAGCCCTGCGGGCATGGCTGCGCTTACCGCGTAGCGTATCGCTTTGCGACTTAGCTCCTCCACAAGGAGGCTCATCACTTCGGTGGTGACGCAGAGGTTTGTCCAATTTTATTAGCAATGTACTCAGTACCTAAGCAGATTAGGAAACGCTATAAATTAGTAGAATTAGTCAAACTCTTAAGGTAAATTGATTGCGAATATGTGACAACTAACGTCTTAATCCAGCTTTAAAGCATTAACTGGAACTTCATCCCAAGAATCAACTGTCCGTAATTGCGCTACCCAACCAGATGCCTTTTGTGTATCAGTCAAATTCTTTTGAAATGACTCATGGCAATCTTTGGCTTGGGACTCATTACAGCAGGCAATACAAGCATAAATCATTCCAGATGGATCAATTTGTTCGTTTACCCAAATAGTCATGCTGTATTTCCTCGATAACTTTAGTTGAAAGATAGCTTGCTCTTAATCCTAGAATACTGCAAACACTCTCAATAGCTGATGGTTAACAACTAATAGTAAAAACAATTAGTATTTAAGGTTTTGCTTTGGCGATCGCTAGTCTTACACCCAATTGGCGAGCGGGAGTCTTGTTTCAAAATTTTCGACTAGCCTATTAATCAATAGTTTGAATCCAAAATCACGCCACTTGCACTCAACGCGCTTAACCCGTAAAGGCACAGTGGCTCCAAAATCCAAGATCCACGCATTGGTATTACTCCTCCTATCTGACACGAACTATCCATGACTGCCACTAGTTACTTATTAAGGCTAAAGAAGTGAGGAGAGCTTTTAACCAAGAGATACCCATGCCACCCCGTAGTACGTGCTGTTTTTGTACCTCATGCGTCAGTTTTGCAAAGTGGAGAAAAATATCTCCAGAAATCTGAAAATTTATGAATAGGATTTGAATATTTATCAATGAGATAAAACCATAAGCTTTTATATGATACTTGAGACACAACATCTTACAATTCATCGTTACCAAAACGATGATGTAGATAAGCTTTTAGCGATTTTATCCAATCCAATCACAATGCATTATTGGCCGCAACCTTTGACACGAGAAGGTGTAGAGGCTTGGATAGCACGCAATTTAGAGAGTTATCAGGAGCACGGCTTTGGGCGCTATCAAGTTATTTTGAAAGAAACCGGAGAACTGATTGGTGATGCTGGTATTTTAAAATCAACAGTAATAGGTGAAGCTATCAATGATTTGGGGTATATTGTTCACAATCCATTTTGGGGATATGGGTATGGAACAGAAGTTGCTACTGCGCTCAAAGATTACGCGTTCACAAAGCTAAAGCTTGATAGTTTATATGCTAATATGCCTTGGAATCATGAAGCTTCGCGACGAGTAGCTGAAAAAATTGGGATGAAATTTATAAAGAAATTCGCCAATGAACGAAATAGAAATATCCAGACACTACTGTACGTTGTATATAACAATTCAATTTGATTTGTGAAATTTTGCAATTTACTAATAATAATAAAGATTTACCTGCTCTACCTCTACTATTGTTTAATTCGTCGAACTTACGTTAAAAAACATCAGCCGGATCGGCAGAATGCATTTTTCGCATCGTACTGACGGCAGAAATCATACACATTATCACTGTTAAAAGAAAGACGGATACACTTCGTTCCACAGTCATAAAAATAGGTAGCATCGTAGCAGACGCTGCGATTTGATAAAGCCCCAGTGAAACTATAAATCCTGGAATGAAGCCTAACACAGCTAAGAGTAAAGCTTCTTGGATCAGTACAAGTACTAAATAGCGATCGCTATACCCAATTGCCTTGAGCATGGCGTACTCTGGTAAATTATCGGCAACGTCAGCATAAATAATTTGATAAACTATGACGATGCCAACAATAAAAGAAACAATTACACCCAAACCAAAAATGAAACCGATGGGAGTTGTGTTTGCCCAATAAGATTTTTCTGCCTCTGCAAAACCCTCAGGAGTAAGGATGATCGCATCATCGGGTAAACCTGCTGATAAATTTTTTGCTACTTCTTGTACATCAGCATTCGGTTGTAACTTAATCAAACCTACCTGAATTTCACGAGGATGGCGATCGCTAAATAAAAGTAGAAATGTGGAATCGCTAGTAATCACATTGCCGTATGCACCAAATGAGGCACCCAAGGTAAATAAACCAGTAACCCGAACATTAACATCATTTAATTCAGCTTCAACAATTGATTGCTGTTGATATAAACTGGCAATAGGCCCAAACTGTGGTAGAGAAGCTCGATCAAAAAATATGGTGTTTAGCTTTTGCAGTTGACTGAGGTTTTGATTAACTTCAGCAAGTTTAAATGCTTTTGTTCTTGGATCGGTACCAAACACCAAAATTGTCTGTGTGCGAGATGTTTGAGGATTTTTCCATTTTCCTATACCCATGTAGATTGGACTTACCGACTCTACACCTGCAAACCCTAACGCCTGGTACAGTCGCTCTCTGGAAATATTTTTGACTGAATACACACTTTGAAAGTGAGGGTTTACCAGTACTAAATCTGCATCAAGAATCCTTTGTGGAGCTGTGGAACTCTCGAACAGCGAAGCTTCAAACCCCATCTGAGCAAAGATGAGAATATCTGCAAAGGCAATACCTATTATTGCTATCAAAAGACGAGTCTTCTGTTTGATCAACTGCCGCCATGCTAGAAGGGTTGTGCGAAAACATTTGCGAAGCATTTACCAGAGATCCCATTTTTGGACAAGTCCTGCTAACATATCTCTTGCAAAATGGATTAAAAACCGGAGAGCTAGGTAAAGAATGGATAACGGATATAACAGAGAAATTGCTTATAAAGCCAATACATAAGCTAGTCGTGATATCCGCTACGTAATTTTTTGGCAATTTTGATATGAAATTAAAGAAAACTGCAAAATCCCAAATTTCATGAATTGATGACTTTTGCTAATCATGAGTGGTTTCCCGCTCCGACTGATTTAACTTTATTGCCGGATGATGTTCATCTGTGGCGAATCGAGCTTGAGCGATCGCAACTCGAACTAGAAAGTTTGCTGACAACTCTCTGTGGTGACGAAGTCGCAAGAGCTAATCGATTTTATTTTCAGCAACATCAAGAGCGTTTTATTGCAGGTAGGGGTATTCTCCGCGCTATTTTAGGACGTTACTTGCAGATTGAGCCACAGGCAGTGCAGTTTGACTATCAAGCTCAAGGCAAACCATTATTAGCTGGTAAATTTGCCTGTAGCGGGCTATCGTTTAATTTGTCTCACTCTCAGGATTTGGCTTTGTGTGCGGTTACGACTCACCGCCCAATTGGAGTTGATTTAGAATATATCCGCTCTGTAAGTGATGTAGAAAGCCTTGCTCAAAGATTTTTTGCACCTAGAGAATATGCTGTAGTGCGATCGCTTCCTCCCGATCAAAAGCAACAGATATTTTTCCGTTATTGGACTTGTAAAGAAGCATATTTGAAAGCAACGGGAGTAGGAATAGCTCATTTGGAGGAAGTAGAAATTTTCTTGACACCAGAATCACCAGCAAAGCTTAATACTGATGAGGAGTGGAGTCTTGTAGAGCTAATACCCGCTCCCAATTATGTGGCTGCAACTGCTGTGGCTGGTTCAAGATTTAATTTGAAGTGCTGGCAATATTGAGGGGATAGTCATTAGTAGGGGCGGGTTTAGAAGATAAATTATCAGTTTGAACGGCAAGATTATCAACAAAACCCGCCCGTACACTAGTTGGTAGGGCAGGGTTTATTTAGATATTTTTTCATCCTAGAAAGATTGTTGTTAAAATCAGCCCGTACGGTAGTTAATGGTTAACTCGCGATCGCAACCTATTCAATAATATTGAATGTACAAAAATTCTTTAAATCTACTTCATTAACAGCCAATGGCTCGTACAGGTTATACCTTACCAGTTTTTGCAGTAGCTGCCGCGAAGGCGGCTCTAATGCATCTGCTAGAAAAAATAGACTCTCAACAGTCTGTTAAACTTGACATTCTGCCAGGTACAGCAGAAATTTTTATCTCTCAACTAGCAAGGCTAGAGCCTGAAAGTGCCTTAGCAATCACTCTCAGTGAGCCAGGCGATAATCTAGATTTAACTAGAAATACGCCCATCTGGGCTTGGGTGCGGTTGTCTGAGCGACAGTCTCAAGCTTTGGCTTTGGAGGCTGGTGAAGGCTTGGGAAAAACTGCATCGGGAAAACCAGCAATATACAGCTATGCCCGTCAACTATTTGATACCAATTTATTGCCATTGATTCCGCCAGAGCAAACAGCAACAGTATCGATTATTCTGCCCGAAGGACGTCAGTTGGCACAACGAACTTCTAATGAGGCTTTTGGTATTTTGGAGGGATTAGCATTGTTGGGAACTAGCGGTATCTCTCAACCTTTGTCAGCAGCTGAACACTTGGAAGAATTTCGTTTGTCGTTGGGCGATCGCGTTACATTTTCTCCCCATTTAGTCTTTTGTATTGGCAGCAATGGTATGCAAGTAGCACAACGTTTAGGTATACCAGAATCAGCCATTGTACAAACAGGTAATTGGATTGGCGCAATGCTTGTAGAAGCTGGGTTAAACCAGGCAAAATCTGTTTTATTGTTAGGGTACCACGGCAAGCTAATTAAGCTCGCAGGCGGTATTTTCAACACATCTAGCCATTTAGCAGATGCCAAACTAGAAATTATTAGTGCTACTGTAGTTGGAGTTAGTAGCGATTTAGAAGCAGTACGAGCCGTTTTAGATGCAAAAACAGCTGATGCAGCATACAAAAAATTGGTGGAACTAGGCTTGTCAGAATTAGTATTTGAAACGCTAGCTGAAAAAATTAGTCACAGGGCTACTGCATACGTGCAAAAATACGCCAATGTCGCCCTTAAAGTTGGTACGGTTTTATTTAATCGTCAAGGTGAAATTATCACTCAAGACTCACAGGCAAAAGAAATTTTAATGATTCAGCGATCGCTTTAACTGAAAATTTAAGGGCAGGTTTATACCGAGTTGCGTTCAAACATATTAATTTTGGCAGGCAGGGGGGCAGGGGAGCAGAGGGGAGAATAACTACTAACCACTAACTACTAACTACTGTACGGGCGGGTTTAAAAGATAAATTGTCGCTTTTCACCAAAGTTAATCAACAAAACCCGCACGGCAATCGCTACAACGCGCTTAACCCGACGCCAGGTGCTACAACGCGCTTAACCCGCAAGGGCGCACTGACTCCGCAACGCCCTGCCTCCCCTACTAACTACTAACTACTATCCACTATCCACTAACAAACACCTATGAACTACCTTCGGGATGGCAACGAAATCTATCGCCAATCCTTTGCCATCATTCGCTCAGAAGCAAATCTGTCTCTACTTGCCCCAGATGTGGCAAATATTGCCGTGCGTCTAATTCATGCCTGTGGAATGACAGATATTGTGGATGATTTGGTAGCTTCACCAACAGCAGTACTATCAGCACGTACAGCCCTAAGAGCAGGAGCGCCAATTTTGTGTGATGCTCGGATGCTAGCAGAAGGAATTATTCGACGGCGGCTTCCTGCGGAAAATACTATAATTTGCACCCTCAATCATCCAGATGTGCCGCAGCTGGCTCAGAAATTTGCGACAACTCGTTCTGCTGCCGCCTTAGAATTATGGCGATCGCATTTAGAAGGAGCAGTAGTAGCAATAGGCAATGCGCCTACCGCTTTGTTCCGATTATTGGAAATGTTAGATGCTCAAGCAGCAAAACCAGCTGTAATTTTGGGCTTTCCTGTTGGATTTGTCGGAGCCGCAGAATCGAAAGCACTACTAGCAGCAGATAGTCGAGGTGTGCCATTCTTAACATTATTAGGAAGACGGGGTGGAAGTGCGATCGCTGCTGCCGCCGTCAATGCTCTAGCTATAGAACAAGAGTGATGTCGAAACTACGTCTATTTAGCTAACATCAGAGTTAGGCGTAAAGCCTGGTTTAACATAAAAAAGTATTAATTCACCAATTACAACTGCGATCGCCCCTCTAATGGATTGGAAAGAAATCTCTGGTAACTGGGTGTTACTTCCCCAAAAACCTATCGGTATCATTCATTTTTTAGGGGGTGCATTTGTCGCCACTGCACCTCACATCACTTACCGTTTATTACTGGAAAATACAGCAGAAAAAGGTTTTGTGGTTATTGCCACGCCGTTTGTGAATACTCTAGATCATGCGGCGATCGCAAAACAAGTTCTTCTTAACTTTGAACGTGTCTTAGTACGCTTAGAAGATAGAGGCTTATTAAGCAAAGGCTACCTCCCCATTTATGGCATCGGGCATAGTATGGGATGCAAACTCCATTTACTCATCGGTAGTTTGTTTCCTGTAGAACGTGCTGGTAATATTCTCATTTCTTTTAACAACTACGCTGCCCGTGATGCTATTCCCTTAGTAGAACAGTTAAATTCTAATTTTCAGTTTAATGCTAATCTTACTGTTGAGTTCACCCCTTCACCACTAGAAACCACTAAACTTGTGCAGGAGCGGTACAATATTCGTCGTAACCTGCTCATCAAATTTACTAATGATACTATCGATCAGTCAGCAGCTTTAACTGAACTGCTAGAACAGCGCTTTCCAGGTATGGTAACAGCGCAAACACTTCCAGGTAATCATCTCACACCTCTAGGACAAGATGTTAAATGGCAACCAGGCAAGGAATTTAACCCCTTAGATGCGATCGGGCAATGGTTCAAACAAGAAATGTACCGAGATTTGCATCAACTCAAACGCACTATACTTTTTTGGCTCAATCCCCTGTCACCCTTATAATTAGCTTTTTGTTTACATTTATACTAAATTTGGGCAAAGTAGATTGATAGACAGTTAACAAATTACTTCTAGCAGCCAATAAGATTACCTGTGGAATTCTAGCTTCCGCTCGTTTATTTACACTTTGGCTGATAAAGGTAATCTTTGAAATTATAAGCACACCTATCTCTTATGTTTCAAATTTTAGTAATTGATGATGATCCTGCAGTACAGATTCTCTTAAAAAGAATGCTGGAAAAACAGGGTTATGAGGTAGTAGGTGCTAGTAATGGTGAGGAAGGGATAAAACAAGCACTAATCTGTCATCCTGCACTGATAATTTGCGATTGGATCATGCCAGGGATGAATGGGTTAGAAGTTTGCCAGTGTATTAAGGCAAACCCAGAGTTGTCTACTACATTCTTTATTCTTTTAACATCCTTATATTCAGTTGCCGATCGCGTCAAGGGCTTAGATGCAGGTGCAGATGATTTTATTACTAAACCCATAGAACATAATGAACTGCAAGCGCGGGTGAGAGCAGGATTGCGTCTACACCAGCTAAGTCGAGATTTACAAATCCAAAAGCAAATTTTAGAAGCTGAATTGGAGGAAGCAGCCGAATATGTACGTTCGCTCTTACCTCCACCCATGACAGAGCCTTTGAGAATCGATTTTCGCTTCATTCCCTCACGTCAACTTGGTGGTGATTGTTTTGATTACTACTGGCTCGATTCTAATTATCTAGCAATATATTTGCTGGATACTGCCGGACATGGGCTGAGAGCAACTCTCCCTTCTATTTCTGTTTTGAATTTACTCCGCTCTCGTGCTCTTAAAAACTTAAATTACTATCAACCCAGTGAGGTACTCAGAGCATTAAATGACACATTCCAAATTAATTATCAAAATGACAAATATTTTACTATTTGGTACGGAGTTTATAACCGTATTAAGCATCAACTTGTTTATTCTACTGCTGGACATCCACCCGCAATATTAACAACAGCTAAATCAACTGATATCACCAAGGCAAAACTTCTAAGAACTCCTGGTATTCCCATTGGAATGTTTCCACAGGTAAAATATGTGGATGGTTTCTGCGATATCGAAAAAGATAGCACCCTCTATATTTTTAGTGATGGTGCTTATGAAATTGCTAAACCAGATGGTATGCTTTGGGGTTTGGAAAATTTTGTGAAGATGGTTGTTAATAGTAATTACCATCTCGATCAAATCATAAATCAGTTAACTGCATTGAAACAACAAGAATCTTTTGATGATGATTTATCTATACTACAATTAAAATTTCATTAGTTACGTATCTTTCAAATATAATTAAATATTAGTCTAAAATAATTAGACAAAATCTTCTAATTTGACATTGCTTAAATATAACTTTTATATCTTCATGCTTATTCACTTTTAAATACTTCCGCACTCTTAAATTCATCTTGATCGGTAAAAATCTCAAAGACTTTATCCATACCAGTTAACTCAAATAATATTCTCACCTGCTCATTCATAGAACATACTACTAATTTACTCTCTACTGCCCGCAAAGTTTTAAAAGCCAACACAAGAGCACCAAGTCCAGAACTATCCATAAATGTTACGTCTTCCAAATCAACTAATATAATCTTTGCCCCACTTTTTAGAGTTTCGGCAATTTTTTCCCGAAATTCCTGTGACTTTGTAGAGTCTAAAATTCCACTTGGCTTAACTATTCCTACTTGAACCATCATATAATTTCAGTAATGTTTATTGTCATCGAGAATGTTCTAAATCTAGAATTATATCCTATTTCCAATTATTTATGACAATTATGCATTTTATAAATTAATAAATTATTTAGTAATTTAGTAATAAATTCAGTAGCAAATAATAATTGAGATTAATTTAGCTTCTTCACTAAGGTATCTAGATGCTGCTATGTGCAGCGATGAATTAGGCGATCGCTCTCAACAGACAGAG
This window harbors:
- a CDS encoding glycoside hydrolase family 10 protein, translated to MKLHLVFPNLRRSLKSFFPILIIISFLTPILIHDFTPAIAQIPRQEIRGVWMTNNDFNILRDRAKVKDAVSQLRQLNFNTIYPVVWNSGYTMYPSAVAQTKGIPFLFRGSDGHDILADLIAQAHRQGLLVIPWFEFGFMAPQTSELALSHPNWLTQKWDGSETSISAAGEVVWLNPFRPEVQQFITNLVLEIVTNYDVDGIQFDDHMSLPHEFGYDKYTAALYKQETKKNPPTNPKDPQWVRWRADKITAFMVQLHKAVKARKPQAIFSVSPNYYDFAYKLHLQDWLNWVQQGIVDELIMQVYSSNMQNFIANISRPEIQQAQKVIPTGIGIMAGLRTNPIPIHNIQFQVRNAQERGLGVAFFYYESLWESAPEPPEQRLAVFKNLFRTPALRARI
- a CDS encoding methylmalonic aciduria and homocystinuria type D protein, whose product is MNHPVAHTSAVDYPIHLIGTTAQAVEISIHSPSQYICANCEKILPDWKNQLSFWVVIFLQQSKHEIVESSLEIEAEKQRLREKFMKFGLDVAFVLRDRGYLTDLIDPRTGYPLFSRPGKFPHDDTAAVKALLGYPVIKNKCRVLIHPHWGTAVYPSILLSAAYPFIIESVIKSMAPLHGWKEKSWKAFTEKSI
- a CDS encoding glycogen debranching protein yields the protein MTIWVNEQIDPSGMIYACIACCNESQAKDCHESFQKNLTDTQKASGWVAQLRTVDSWDEVPVNALKLD
- a CDS encoding GNAT family N-acetyltransferase, translated to MILETQHLTIHRYQNDDVDKLLAILSNPITMHYWPQPLTREGVEAWIARNLESYQEHGFGRYQVILKETGELIGDAGILKSTVIGEAINDLGYIVHNPFWGYGYGTEVATALKDYAFTKLKLDSLYANMPWNHEASRRVAEKIGMKFIKKFANERNRNIQTLLYVVYNNSI
- the devC gene encoding ABC transporter permease DevC; protein product: MLRKCFRTTLLAWRQLIKQKTRLLIAIIGIAFADILIFAQMGFEASLFESSTAPQRILDADLVLVNPHFQSVYSVKNISRERLYQALGFAGVESVSPIYMGIGKWKNPQTSRTQTILVFGTDPRTKAFKLAEVNQNLSQLQKLNTIFFDRASLPQFGPIASLYQQQSIVEAELNDVNVRVTGLFTLGASFGAYGNVITSDSTFLLLFSDRHPREIQVGLIKLQPNADVQEVAKNLSAGLPDDAIILTPEGFAEAEKSYWANTTPIGFIFGLGVIVSFIVGIVIVYQIIYADVADNLPEYAMLKAIGYSDRYLVLVLIQEALLLAVLGFIPGFIVSLGLYQIAASATMLPIFMTVERSVSVFLLTVIMCMISAVSTMRKMHSADPADVF
- the hetI gene encoding 4'-phosphopantetheinyl transferase HetI, with amino-acid sequence MTFANHEWFPAPTDLTLLPDDVHLWRIELERSQLELESLLTTLCGDEVARANRFYFQQHQERFIAGRGILRAILGRYLQIEPQAVQFDYQAQGKPLLAGKFACSGLSFNLSHSQDLALCAVTTHRPIGVDLEYIRSVSDVESLAQRFFAPREYAVVRSLPPDQKQQIFFRYWTCKEAYLKATGVGIAHLEEVEIFLTPESPAKLNTDEEWSLVELIPAPNYVAATAVAGSRFNLKCWQY
- the cbiD gene encoding cobalt-precorrin-5B (C(1))-methyltransferase CbiD, with amino-acid sequence MARTGYTLPVFAVAAAKAALMHLLEKIDSQQSVKLDILPGTAEIFISQLARLEPESALAITLSEPGDNLDLTRNTPIWAWVRLSERQSQALALEAGEGLGKTASGKPAIYSYARQLFDTNLLPLIPPEQTATVSIILPEGRQLAQRTSNEAFGILEGLALLGTSGISQPLSAAEHLEEFRLSLGDRVTFSPHLVFCIGSNGMQVAQRLGIPESAIVQTGNWIGAMLVEAGLNQAKSVLLLGYHGKLIKLAGGIFNTSSHLADAKLEIISATVVGVSSDLEAVRAVLDAKTADAAYKKLVELGLSELVFETLAEKISHRATAYVQKYANVALKVGTVLFNRQGEIITQDSQAKEILMIQRSL
- a CDS encoding precorrin-8X methylmutase, yielding MNYLRDGNEIYRQSFAIIRSEANLSLLAPDVANIAVRLIHACGMTDIVDDLVASPTAVLSARTALRAGAPILCDARMLAEGIIRRRLPAENTIICTLNHPDVPQLAQKFATTRSAAALELWRSHLEGAVVAIGNAPTALFRLLEMLDAQAAKPAVILGFPVGFVGAAESKALLAADSRGVPFLTLLGRRGGSAIAAAAVNALAIEQE
- a CDS encoding DUF1350 family protein, whose translation is MDWKEISGNWVLLPQKPIGIIHFLGGAFVATAPHITYRLLLENTAEKGFVVIATPFVNTLDHAAIAKQVLLNFERVLVRLEDRGLLSKGYLPIYGIGHSMGCKLHLLIGSLFPVERAGNILISFNNYAARDAIPLVEQLNSNFQFNANLTVEFTPSPLETTKLVQERYNIRRNLLIKFTNDTIDQSAALTELLEQRFPGMVTAQTLPGNHLTPLGQDVKWQPGKEFNPLDAIGQWFKQEMYRDLHQLKRTILFWLNPLSPL
- a CDS encoding SpoIIE family protein phosphatase, which translates into the protein MFQILVIDDDPAVQILLKRMLEKQGYEVVGASNGEEGIKQALICHPALIICDWIMPGMNGLEVCQCIKANPELSTTFFILLTSLYSVADRVKGLDAGADDFITKPIEHNELQARVRAGLRLHQLSRDLQIQKQILEAELEEAAEYVRSLLPPPMTEPLRIDFRFIPSRQLGGDCFDYYWLDSNYLAIYLLDTAGHGLRATLPSISVLNLLRSRALKNLNYYQPSEVLRALNDTFQINYQNDKYFTIWYGVYNRIKHQLVYSTAGHPPAILTTAKSTDITKAKLLRTPGIPIGMFPQVKYVDGFCDIEKDSTLYIFSDGAYEIAKPDGMLWGLENFVKMVVNSNYHLDQIINQLTALKQQESFDDDLSILQLKFH
- a CDS encoding STAS domain-containing protein — protein: MMVQVGIVKPSGILDSTKSQEFREKIAETLKSGAKIILVDLEDVTFMDSSGLGALVLAFKTLRAVESKLVVCSMNEQVRILFELTGMDKVFEIFTDQDEFKSAEVFKSE